From Magnetococcales bacterium, one genomic window encodes:
- a CDS encoding hydrogenase maturation protease, translated as MAPWGTTDFIVVGIGSRYGRDDAIGLALVEALPTISDQHRVTSLLWEDADALTLAHDLLELSGPVLIVDCADMGLESGAWRFFSWAAEEDQPHRSSISTHGLGMAEAIALARGLGFVHAVHVFGIQPFDLSPVPGLTPEMRERFPHVLAALVATVDRLGNACQTGGRGQRGGRKREEGIRWR; from the coding sequence ATGGCACCGTGGGGCACCACCGATTTTATTGTGGTTGGCATTGGCAGCCGATATGGCCGTGATGATGCGATTGGACTGGCCCTGGTTGAGGCCTTGCCGACCATCTCGGACCAACACCGTGTCACATCTCTCTTGTGGGAGGATGCCGATGCCCTGACCCTGGCCCATGATCTTCTTGAACTTTCCGGGCCGGTTCTCATTGTGGATTGCGCCGACATGGGACTGGAGAGCGGGGCGTGGCGCTTTTTTTCCTGGGCAGCAGAAGAGGATCAACCTCACCGGAGTTCAATTTCCACCCATGGCCTGGGGATGGCCGAGGCCATTGCCTTGGCCCGGGGGTTGGGTTTTGTGCATGCTGTCCATGTGTTTGGCATCCAGCCTTTTGATCTTTCTCCCGTACCGGGTCTGACACCAGAGATGCGGGAACGGTTTCCGCATGTGTTGGCAGCGTTGGTGGCGACGGTTGACCGGCTTGGGAATGCATGTCAGACAGGAGGCAGAGGACAGAGGGGAGGAAGGAAGAGGGAGGAGGGGATCAGGTGGAGGTGA
- the hypA gene encoding hydrogenase maturation nickel metallochaperone HypA → MMHELSLATALVEQIREIMAREKAEKLLSVTVAMGALSGVEREAFGFCFPLVIEGSSLAGAELRIEEVPIRLHCLECGQESQPAEVYLLSCSVCASSRVEILAGRDFVIRSLEVQ, encoded by the coding sequence ATGATGCACGAATTGAGTCTTGCCACGGCCCTGGTGGAGCAGATCCGGGAGATCATGGCCCGGGAAAAAGCTGAAAAACTGCTCTCTGTCACGGTGGCCATGGGGGCCTTGAGTGGGGTGGAACGGGAGGCTTTTGGGTTTTGTTTTCCCCTGGTGATCGAAGGGAGTTCCCTGGCAGGGGCCGAACTCAGAATAGAGGAGGTTCCCATTCGGCTGCATTGTCTGGAGTGTGGTCAGGAGTCGCAACCGGCTGAGGTTTATCTCTTGAGTTGCTCGGTGTGTGCTTCTTCGCGGGTGGAAATTCTTGCGGGCCGTGATTTTGTCATTCGTTCCCTGGAGGTGCAATAG